A genomic region of Candidatus Woesearchaeota archaeon contains the following coding sequences:
- a CDS encoding DUF4258 domain-containing protein, producing the protein MDGYGLDIEEVETALKQGMKWKEHDTEKWHANMAGTECVFVKEEDTLFVITVYKNMGEKL; encoded by the coding sequence ATGGATGGATATGGTCTTGATATTGAAGAAGTTGAAACTGCGCTTAAACAAGGAATGAAATGGAAGGAGCATGATACAGAAAAATGGCATGCAAACATGGCAGGAACTGAGTGTGTTTTTGTCAAAGAGGAAGATACCTTATTTGTCATAACTGTTTACAAAAATATGGGTGAAAAACTATGA
- a CDS encoding DoxX family membrane protein, with the protein MIFQKIEAKAQQYQWLAPILLRTGVAVVFLIFGIDKFFHVNAWLAYVPPLAAQFIPINLTLFMYIQGVIEAVLGFLLLIGFWSRTVSFLCALHLAGIIVALGYNEITVRDFGLFMATLALSLREQMKWSIDSWMKKERE; encoded by the coding sequence ATGATATTTCAAAAAATAGAAGCGAAAGCACAGCAATACCAATGGCTTGCGCCAATCCTGCTGAGAACAGGAGTTGCTGTCGTTTTCCTCATCTTCGGGATTGACAAATTTTTTCATGTCAATGCGTGGCTTGCATATGTTCCACCCTTGGCAGCGCAATTCATTCCAATAAATCTCACTTTATTTATGTACATTCAGGGAGTAATCGAAGCAGTGCTTGGATTTCTGTTATTGATCGGTTTTTGGTCGAGAACAGTTTCTTTTCTCTGCGCGTTGCATCTCGCAGGCATAATAGTTGCGTTAGGCTACAACGAAATCACGGTCAGAGACTTTGGTTTATTTATGGCAACGCTTGCGCTTTCATTGAGAGAACAAATGAAGTGGAGTATTGATAGTTGGATGAAGAAAGAAAGAGAGTAA
- a CDS encoding cupredoxin family copper-binding protein: MVFFLVSCGEKAAETEVVATQPVLGEEGAGVEETVVVNVGDSDVSVSVGNDEEKDSEEQSDTEETAEAEIVAVAMRNYKFDDQEIRIKEGTTVVWTNYDSAPHTVDGEGLNSRTISQGESWTYTFTKKGLYDYYCSYHPSMTGNVVVE; this comes from the coding sequence ATGGTATTTTTCTTAGTAAGTTGTGGAGAAAAAGCAGCGGAAACAGAAGTTGTCGCAACACAGCCAGTGCTTGGAGAAGAAGGCGCGGGTGTGGAAGAAACAGTGGTTGTCAATGTCGGTGACAGTGATGTCTCAGTTTCCGTTGGAAATGATGAAGAAAAAGACAGTGAAGAACAAAGTGACACAGAAGAAACTGCTGAAGCGGAAATAGTGGCGGTTGCGATGCGGAACTACAAATTTGACGATCAGGAAATCAGGATTAAAGAAGGAACAACAGTAGTCTGGACAAATTATGATAGCGCGCCGCATACAGTGGATGGGGAAGGATTAAATTCCAGAACAATCAGCCAGGGAGAATCATGGACTTATACCTTCACGAAAAAAGGGTTGTATGATTATTACTGCAGCTATCATCCAAGCATGACAGGAAATGTGGTTGTGGAATAG
- a CDS encoding FAD-dependent oxidoreductase codes for MKTPRLRKIAVIGAGIAGLTCAYELQKAGFAVTVYEKENIVGGRMSTRTKKDMPFDIGANHLANVYTEMRKYCNELGVLWQKMSFLQYGIARDGNILPLTAGVSWVSKVLLSLQFLRCGKGIDFFDLSTARAYDHENAYDFMKRKTGKEIADYYVDPFASTYQFHRAKEISVSALLGVMQSIKYHKKDWDLHNTKGGMSALPNALAKQLHVRTATPVTHIHARKKSVELVTNGKTASFEKAVLATTAGITKKIYKNPTREQQKVLDGTPYSSTISVAFRVPSKKMRQFSVVWVPYKESSAISGFTNEKMKGEELIHKDKSMLSVWLHEDFAKKILDKPDKEIFSLVRKEFLKICSWLDEDDLEGYDLHRWPEAMPKFSQEHIRSVSEFLKKGQGENNIYFCGDYLNSPWTEGALRCGQRVAQQIIASYKPTQ; via the coding sequence ATGAAAACACCCCGCTTGAGAAAAATCGCGGTGATCGGCGCAGGAATTGCCGGACTCACCTGCGCGTACGAACTCCAAAAAGCGGGTTTTGCGGTCACTGTTTATGAGAAAGAAAATATTGTTGGCGGAAGAATGTCCACAAGAACAAAAAAGGACATGCCCTTTGACATTGGCGCAAATCATCTCGCGAATGTCTATACCGAAATGAGAAAATACTGCAACGAACTCGGCGTTCTCTGGCAGAAGATGTCTTTTCTGCAATACGGCATCGCCCGTGATGGCAACATTCTTCCATTGACCGCAGGAGTGAGCTGGGTTTCAAAGGTGCTGCTTTCTCTCCAATTTCTCCGCTGTGGAAAGGGAATTGATTTCTTTGATCTTTCCACCGCTAGAGCATATGACCATGAAAACGCATATGATTTCATGAAACGAAAAACAGGAAAAGAGATTGCTGATTATTATGTTGATCCTTTCGCGTCAACATATCAATTTCATAGAGCAAAAGAAATAAGCGTCAGCGCCTTACTTGGAGTTATGCAGTCTATAAAATACCATAAAAAAGATTGGGATCTTCATAACACAAAAGGCGGAATGAGCGCATTGCCCAACGCGCTAGCAAAACAACTCCACGTAAGAACAGCTACTCCTGTCACACACATTCACGCGAGGAAAAAAAGCGTCGAACTTGTGACAAATGGAAAAACAGCATCTTTTGAAAAAGCGGTTTTGGCAACCACAGCAGGCATCACCAAAAAGATATACAAAAACCCGACGAGGGAACAACAAAAGGTGCTTGATGGAACACCATACTCTTCCACAATCAGCGTCGCTTTCCGCGTCCCCTCAAAAAAAATGCGGCAGTTTTCTGTTGTCTGGGTTCCATATAAAGAAAGCAGCGCAATATCTGGATTTACCAATGAAAAAATGAAAGGAGAAGAACTCATCCATAAAGACAAAAGCATGCTCTCTGTCTGGCTTCATGAAGATTTCGCGAAAAAGATTCTTGACAAACCAGATAAAGAGATATTCTCTCTTGTCCGAAAAGAATTTCTTAAGATTTGTTCCTGGCTCGACGAGGATGATCTGGAAGGGTATGATTTGCATCGCTGGCCAGAAGCAATGCCCAAATTTTCGCAGGAACATATTCGATCTGTTAGCGAATTTCTGAAAAAAGGGCAAGGAGAAAACAACATTTATTTTTGCGGCGATTATCTCAACAGTCCATGGACAGAAGGAGCGCTTCGCTGCGGTCAACGGGTTGCTCAACAAATCATTGCTTCTTACAAACCCACGCAATAA
- a CDS encoding NAD(P)/FAD-dependent oxidoreductase, whose product MKKHSTGALSKEQRQEQDAIYKQRKKYDFIIIGTGISALTVGALLAHAGKKICMVEAHDVPGGYAHTFKMGDFHFCAQIHYIWGCAPGERIYEFLKQIGLEKDITFELFNPEGYDRVVLPDEKSVMIPYGFDKLERHIEAAYPGEGKKVNKFCKILTTIRKEIAFLPKQKSGWWEYVKSFPKCLTILKYRKKTLQDVFDECGLSKEAQAVLCANAGDFMLPPERLSIFAYIALFCGYNNGAYYPTKHFKYLTERLASFITEHEGCHIFYETEVDKINTEENKVTSLETKDGKTFTATQFICNMDPQAASYIIGRDKFPKQYIKKLDYEYSPSGVMIYLGLKDIDLLKYGFGKYNTWHLLQWDMNKMWKEQLEEHNFEKQWFFISTPTLHTEKAGTAPKGSHVMEIATVTGYDVFKNMQKNSYKEYLQAKMAVAERMLDLVEKYYVPDLRKHIAVKVVGTPVTHEDFCQAIRGNAYGSNMTPEQMGLGRLKAKTPFTNFFWCNASSGYAGVYGTVATGMNLYMDLTGDKFFDSRNVPDDEKIIAWVCKKQ is encoded by the coding sequence ATGAAGAAGCATAGTACAGGTGCGTTATCAAAAGAACAGCGTCAAGAGCAGGATGCGATATACAAACAAAGAAAGAAATATGATTTTATCATTATTGGAACAGGAATTTCTGCGTTGACTGTAGGTGCCCTATTAGCGCACGCGGGAAAAAAGATTTGTATGGTCGAGGCGCACGACGTTCCAGGAGGGTATGCGCACACCTTTAAGATGGGTGATTTTCATTTCTGCGCGCAAATCCATTATATCTGGGGATGCGCGCCAGGAGAGAGAATTTACGAATTCCTCAAACAGATAGGATTAGAAAAGGATATCACTTTTGAATTGTTCAATCCAGAAGGCTATGACCGCGTTGTTCTGCCCGATGAGAAAAGTGTTATGATTCCATACGGCTTTGACAAGCTTGAGCGGCATATTGAAGCGGCGTATCCAGGAGAAGGAAAAAAAGTAAACAAGTTCTGCAAGATACTCACCACGATTCGAAAAGAGATAGCATTTCTTCCAAAACAGAAGAGCGGCTGGTGGGAGTACGTCAAAAGCTTTCCAAAATGTTTGACAATACTGAAATATCGAAAAAAAACACTTCAAGATGTTTTTGATGAGTGCGGTCTCAGCAAAGAAGCGCAGGCGGTTCTCTGCGCGAACGCGGGAGATTTCATGCTTCCGCCGGAGCGATTGTCCATCTTCGCGTATATTGCGTTATTTTGCGGCTATAACAATGGAGCGTATTATCCAACAAAACATTTCAAGTATTTGACAGAACGGCTTGCGTCATTCATCACAGAGCATGAGGGTTGCCATATTTTTTATGAAACAGAAGTGGATAAAATAAATACAGAAGAAAATAAAGTAACAAGCCTCGAAACAAAAGACGGCAAGACGTTTACCGCTACACAGTTCATTTGTAATATGGATCCTCAGGCAGCGTCCTACATCATTGGCAGGGATAAATTTCCAAAGCAATACATCAAAAAACTTGATTATGAATATTCTCCATCAGGAGTAATGATTTATTTAGGTCTTAAAGATATTGATCTTCTCAAATATGGGTTTGGAAAATATAATACATGGCATCTTCTGCAGTGGGATATGAACAAGATGTGGAAAGAGCAGTTGGAAGAGCACAATTTTGAGAAGCAGTGGTTTTTTATTTCAACGCCGACATTGCATACAGAAAAAGCAGGAACTGCGCCAAAAGGAAGTCATGTCATGGAAATCGCGACAGTCACAGGATATGATGTTTTCAAAAATATGCAGAAGAACAGCTATAAAGAATATCTTCAGGCAAAGATGGCAGTTGCGGAGAGGATGCTGGATTTAGTGGAAAAATATTATGTTCCAGATTTGCGTAAGCATATTGCGGTAAAAGTAGTGGGCACACCAGTGACGCATGAAGATTTCTGTCAGGCGATTCGCGGCAATGCGTACGGCTCCAACATGACGCCAGAGCAAATGGGTCTTGGTCGCCTGAAAGCAAAGACACCGTTTACAAACTTCTTCTGGTGCAATGCGTCAAGCGGATATGCGGGAGTCTATGGCACCGTTGCGACAGGAATGAATCTGTATATGGACCTTACTGGAGACAAGTTTTTTGACTCAAGAAATGTTCCTGATGATGAGAAAATTATTGCGTGGGTTTGTAAGAAGCAATGA
- a CDS encoding class I SAM-dependent methyltransferase yields the protein MSKNLTSVQSLYHLGHATWYDPFRILWTRIVEHTLEKDFLEALQMNITSKTKIVEIGCGTGINIGRILSLQKPFPSYLGIDFSPDMLAVAQQKFGRQEHISFLEGDARTVVLPKTIDLMICTWVLSHIPEPSAVVNRGYKNLAKDGTILLVFLTKPVWYIAFWFLPLATHLFRSTFVSAEEIEKMNGKKEIKKYACGLATFVVIKKI from the coding sequence ATGAGCAAAAATCTTACTTCAGTTCAATCTCTTTATCATCTCGGTCACGCGACCTGGTATGATCCTTTTCGAATACTATGGACAAGGATTGTTGAACACACCCTTGAGAAGGATTTTCTTGAAGCACTTCAAATGAATATTACTTCCAAAACAAAGATTGTAGAGATTGGCTGCGGCACTGGAATTAATATTGGTAGAATTTTGTCTTTGCAGAAACCATTTCCCTCGTATCTCGGCATTGATTTCTCTCCTGATATGCTCGCTGTCGCGCAACAGAAATTTGGACGTCAAGAGCATATTTCTTTTCTTGAAGGAGACGCGCGTACTGTTGTGCTCCCCAAAACCATTGACCTTATGATTTGCACGTGGGTGCTTTCCCACATTCCTGAACCTTCTGCTGTTGTCAACAGAGGTTACAAAAATTTAGCCAAAGATGGCACAATACTTCTTGTTTTTCTCACAAAACCCGTATGGTATATTGCATTCTGGTTTCTTCCCCTTGCAACACACCTCTTTCGCTCTACTTTTGTTTCTGCCGAAGAAATTGAAAAAATGAATGGTAAAAAGGAAATAAAGAAATACGCGTGCGGACTTGCAACATTTGTTGTGATTAAAAAGATATGA